A window from Theobroma cacao cultivar B97-61/B2 chromosome 3, Criollo_cocoa_genome_V2, whole genome shotgun sequence encodes these proteins:
- the LOC18605734 gene encoding pentatricopeptide repeat-containing protein At3g49170, chloroplastic, translating to MMMMSLSLPSPAKPPPHSLKPSTRPRQTLAPPSVIRPVNFETLRDRLINHLDEGHLHKAVSTLDVMARQNTHPDLITYSLLLKACIRSRDFQLGKIVHTNLNQSKLELDSVLFNSLISLYSKSGDWARAHKIFQRMEDKRDLVSWSAMISCFANNKMEFKAILTFLDMLENGFYPNEYCFTAVVRACSKVEFFSIGEIILGFLVKSGYLESDTNVGCALIDMFVKGNSDLESAFKVFDKMPAKNVVAWTLMITRCTQLGYPRDAIDLFLDMVLGGYVPDRFTLSGIISACTELESESLSLGKQLHSWVIRSGFALDVCIGCSLVDMYAKCTVGGSLDDSRKVFGRMEEHNVMSWTAIITGYVQCGGRDKEALELFSKMMGGPVQPNHFTFSSVLKACGNLSDSCTGEQFYAHAVKHGFASDDCVGNSLISMYARSGRMDNAQKAFESLFEKNLVSYNTIVDACAKNLDSEGAFELFHELTDSKIELNAFTFASLLSGASSIGAIGKGEQIHARVLKSGYQSNQCICNALISMYARCGHIEAAFLVFNEMGDRNVISWTSMITGFAKHGFATRALEIFHEMLEAGIRPNEITYTAVLSACSHAGLISEGWEIFNSMPIEHGLVPGMEHYACMVDLLGRSGSLREAIELINTMPCTPDALVWRTFLGACRVHHDKELGEYAAKMILQQDPHDAAAYILLSNLYASAGQWEDVAQIRKDMKERNLIKEAGCSWIEVDNKMHRFHVADTSHPQVKEIYEKLDEMAFKIKGLGYVPDTDFVLHELEEEQKEQYVFQHSEKIAVAFGLISTSRSKPIRVFKNLRVCGDCHTAIKYISMATGREIVLRDSNRFHHIKNGTCSCNDFW from the coding sequence atgatgatgatgagccTTTCTCTTCCCTCTCCCGCCAAACCCCCGCCACATTCTCTTAAACCCTCAACGCGCCCCCGCCAAACTCTCGCACCACCGTCCGTTATTCGCCCCGTCAACTTCGAAACCCTCAGGGACCGTCTGATCAATCACCTCGATGAGGGCCACCTCCACAAAGCCGTATCCACCCTCGATGTCATGGCCAGGCAAAACACGCACCCAGACCTCATCACCTACTCTCTGCTTCTCAAGGCCTGCATCAGGTCACGTGACTTCCAGCTCGGTAAAATCGTTCACACCAACTTGAATCAGTCTAAACTCGAGCTTGACTCGGTCCTTTTTAACTCACTCATTAGTTTGTATTCAAAATCCGGCGATTGGGCCAGAGCCCATAAAATATTCCAACGTATGGAAGATAAACGAGATTTAGTTTCATGGAGTGCAATGATTTCTTGTTTTGCTAATAATAAAATGGAATTTAAAGCAATTTTGACATTTCTCGATATGCTTGAAAatggattttatccaaatGAGTATTGCTTTACTGCGGTTGTTCGGGCTTGTTCAAAAGTTGAGTTTTTCTCAATTGGGGAGATAATTTTAGGGTTTTTAGTGAAAAGTGGGTATCTTGAGTCTGATACAAATGTTGGGTGTGCTTTAATTGACATGTTTGTGAAGGgaaatagtgatttggagtcaGCTTTTAAGGTGTTCGATAAAATGCCTGCGAAAAATGTTGTTGCTTGGACTTTGATGATAACTAGATGTACACAATTAGGCTACCCAAGGGATGCTATTGATTTGTTCTTGGATATGGTTCTAGGTGGCTACGTGCCTGATCGATTTACACTAAGTGGTATCATTTCAGCTTGCACTGAATTGGAATCAGAATCATTGTCACTTGGCAAGCAATTGCATTCTTGGGTTATTAGGTCAGGATTCGCTTTGGATGTTTGCATAGGATGTAGTTTAGTGGACATGTATGCTAAGTGCACTGTAGGTGGGTCTTTGGATGATTCTAGAAAGGTGTTTGGTAGAATGGAAGAACATAATGTTATGTCTTGGACTGCGATTATTACGGGGTATGTTCAATGTGGAGGTCGCGATAAGGAAGCTCTTGAGCTTTTTTCCAAAATGATGGGAGGTCCTGTTCAGCCAaatcatttcacattttctagTGTTCTTAAGGCATGTGGAAATCTCTCTGATTCATGCACAGGTGAACAGTTTTATGCCCATGCAGTAAAACATGGTTTTGCATCAGATGATTGCGTGGGGAACTCTCTTATAAGCATGTATGCTAGGTCTGGCAGGATGGACAATGCTCAGAAAGCTTTTGAATCTCTATTTGAGAAGAATTTAGTTTCCTACAACACTATTGTCGATGCTTGTGCTAAGAACTTGGATTCTGAAGGagcttttgaactttttcATGAACTCACAGATAGTAAAATTGAGCTTAATGCGTTCACATTTGCTAGTCTATTGAGTGGAGCTTCAAGTATTGGTGCAATTGGAAAGGGGGAGCAAATCCATGCTCGGGTGCTTAAATCAGGGTATCAGTCCAACCAGTGCATTTGTAATGCATTGATATCCATGTATGCTAGGTGTGGACACATAGAAGCTGCTTTTCTAGTTTTTAACGAGATGGGTGATCGAAATGTTATATCTTGGACATCTATGATCACAGGTTTTGCAAAACATGGATTTGCTACGAGAGCTTTGGAAATATTCCATGAAATGCTTGAGGCAGGGATCAGGCCCAACGAGATCACATATACTGCTGTTTTATCAGCCTGTAGTCATGCAGGTTTGATTTCAGAGGGAtgggaaattttcaattcaatgCCCATAGAACACGGGCTTGTCCCAGGAATGGAACACTATGCATGTATGGTTGATTTATTGGGCCGATCAGGATCTCTTAGGGAAGCCATTGAGCTCATAAACACAATGCCCTGCACACCAGATGCCTTGGTCTGGCGTACTTTTCTTGGGGCTTGCCGAGTCCACCATGACAAAGAGCTCGGGGAATATGCTGCAAAGATGATACTTCAGCAAGATCCTCATGATGCTGCAGCCTATATCTTACTATCAAATTTGTATGCCTCTGCCGGTCAATGGGAAGATGTGGCACAGATTAGGAAAGatatgaaagaaagaaatctgATCAAAGAAGCTGGTTGTAGTTGGATAGAGGTGGACAATAAGATGCACAGGTTCCATGTGGCTGATACTTCACACCCACAAGTGAAAGAGATTTATGAGAAACTGGACGAAATGGCTTTTAAAATAAAGGGATTAGGTTATGTCCCTGATACAGATTTTGTACTTCATGAACTTGAGGAGGAACAGAAGGAGCAATATGTTTTCCAACACAGCGAGAAAATTGCGGTTGCATTCGGACTTATAAGCACATCAAGATCAAAACCAATTCGAGTTTTTAAGAATCTCCGTGTTTGTGGAGACTGCCATACTGCAATCAAGTACATTTCCATGGCCACAGGGAGAGAAATAGTATTAAGGGATTCAAATCGGTTTCATCATATCAAGAATGGAACCTGCTCTTGCAATGATTTTTGGTGA
- the LOC18605735 gene encoding rust resistance kinase Lr10: protein MFYTVISYWVLMVLIIGAIITLKCCCGAPCVTVFLIYKWRKRHMSMYDRIENFLQSQNNFMPIRYSYSQIKKMTEGFKDKLGEGGYGSVFKGKLRSGHLVAVKMLGKSKANGQEFINEVATIGRIHHVNVVQLIGFCAEGTKRALVYEFMPNGSLDKYTFGREGNTTIGWEKIYEISLGVARGIEYLHRGCDMQILHFDIKPHNILLDENFTAKVSDFGLAKLYPTNDTTVTLTAARGTIGYIALELFYKNIGGVSYKADVYSFGMLLMEMAAKRRNSTTVTEQSSEAYFPCNVYDQIVGGRDFEEIQEASEEEKKIVKKMIMVALWCIQMKPSDRPSMTKVVEMLEGEVESLQVPPKPVLYPQQTLVRSSGSHSTQQESSSASTDYTESISLINSGR from the exons ATGTTTTACACGGTCATAT CGTATTGGGTGTTGATGGTGCTTATCATCG GAGCTATTATCACATTGAAATGTTGTTGTGGGGCTCCATGTGTGACGGTATTTTTAATCTACAAATGGCGAAAAAGGCATATGTCAATGTATGACAGGATTGAAAATTTCCTGCAAAGTCAGAACAACTTCATGCCGATAAGATATTCATACTCACAGATAAAAAAGATGACTGAGGGATTCAAGGACAAATTGGGTGAAGGAGGTTATGGCTCTGTATTCAAAGGAAAGCTTCGCAGTGGTCATCTTGTTGCAGTAAAAATGTTGGGCAAGTCCAAAGCTAATGGTCAAGAATTTATTAATGAAGTTGCCACAATTGGGAGAATTCATCATGTAAATGTGGTTCAACTGATTGGTTTTTGCGCCGAGGGAACAAAGCGTGCTCTTGTTTATGAGTTCATGCCTAATGGCTCCCTTGACAAATACACTTTTGGTCGAGAAGGAAACACAACCATAGGTTGGGAGAAAATATATGAGATTTCTCTAGGAGTGGCTCGCGGCATTGAATACTTACATCGAGGTTGTGACATGCAAATCTTACACTTTGATATTAAGCCTCACAACATTCTTCTTGATGAAAATTTCACTGCTAAGGTTTCTGACTTTGGACTTGCAAAATTGTATCCAACAAATGATACCACAGTGACTCTTACTGCAGCAAGAGGCACAATCGGATACATAGCACTAGAATTGTTCTACAAAAACATTGGAGGTGTCTCATATAAAGCTGACGTCTATAGTTTCGGAATGTTGTTGATGGAAATGGCAGCCAAAAGGAGGAATTCGACTACAGTGACAGAACAGTCAAGTGAAGCTTACTTTCCTTGCAATGTTTATGACCAAATTGTAGGCGGAAGGGATTTTGAAGAAATCCAAGAAGCGTCGgaggaggaaaagaaaatagtcAAGAAGATGATCATGGTAGCACTGTGGTGTATACAAATGAAGCCTAGTGATCGACCTTCAATGACCAAAGTCGTGGAGATGCTCGAAGGAGAAGTTGAAAGTCTGCAAGTGCCTCCCAAGCCTGTTTTATATCCACAACAAACTTTGGTAAGGAGCAGTGGAAGCCACTCAACTCAACAAGAGTCATCTTCTGCATCAACTGATTATACAGAATCAATAAGCTTAATTAACAGTGGAAGGTGA
- the LOC18605737 gene encoding rust resistance kinase Lr10 isoform X4 — MAMTSLLGKDEKNITFLDIHDELAYGFELSWSQVYCGDCRWWPRNLCIIDEANHVYCGWTPLVGTLVGMVIGTIAYLHLVAIICGTPCVTLFVVHKWRRRHLSMYDTVEEFLQSHNNLMPVRYSYSDVKKMTDGFRVKLGEGGYGSVYKGKLRSGRIAAIKMLSKSKADGQDFINEVATIGRIHHVNVVQLIGFCAKGSKRALVYDFMPNGSLDKYIFSPERCTTLSWKKTYEIAVGVAHGIEYLHRGCDMQILHFDIKPHNILLDENFIPKISDFGLAKLYAVDDSIVSLTAARGTMGYIAPELFYKNIGGVSYKADVYSFGMLLLEMIGRRKNLDPLAEHSSEIYFPFYVYGQIIEGNNVNEVGDATEEDKEMIKKMSIVALWCIQMKPSDRPSMSKVVEMLEGGLESLQVPPKPLLYPEERVGDQTNETESSSALSLVG, encoded by the exons ATGGCTATGACATCCTTGCTAggaaaagatgaaaagaacATTACATTCCTAGATATCCACGATGAGCTAGCTTATGGATTCGAGCTTTCATGGTCTCAAGTTTACTGTGGAGACTGCAGGTGGTGGCCTCGTAACCTCTGCATAATTGATGAGGCAAATCATGTATATTGTGGTTGGACACCTCTTGTTG GTACACTGGTCGGTATGGTCATAGGTACAATAG CATATCTCCATTTAGTAGCCATTATATGTGGAACTCCATGTGTGACATTATTTGTTGTCCACAAGTGGCGCAGGAGACATTTATCCATGTATGACACTGTTGAGGAATTTCTGCAAAGTCACAACAACCTCATGCCAGTAAGGTACTCTTACTCAGATGTTAAGAAGATGACCGATGGTTTCAGGGTTAAGTTGGGTGAAGGAGGCTATGGCTCTGTGTATAAAGGAAAGCTTCGAAGTGGCCGCATTGCTGCAATAAAGATGCTGAGCAAGTCCAAAGCGGACGGTcaagattttattaatgaagTTGCTACAATAGGCAGGATTCACCATGTTAATGTGGTGCAACTAATTGGTTTTTGTGCTAAGGGATCAAAACGTGCCCTTGTATATGACTTCATGCCTAATGGTTCTCTCGATAAATACATCTTTTCCCCAGAACGATGTACAACTTTAAGTTGGAAAAAAACATATGAGATCGCTGTAGGGGTGGCTCATGGCATCGAGTATCTACACCGAGGTTGTGACATGCAAATCTTACATTTTGACATCAAACCTCATAATATTCTTCTGGACGAGAACTTCATTCCAAAAATCTCTGATTTTGGACTAGCAAAATTATATGCAGTAGATGATAGTATCGTGTCATTGACTGCAGCACGAGGAACAATGGGATACATAGCTCCTGAATTGTTCTATAAAAACATTGGAGGGGTCTCCTACAAAGCTGATGTCTACAGTTTTGGCATGTTATTACTGGAAATGataggaagaagaaagaatttggACCCGTTGGCAGAACATTCAAGTGAAATATACTTTCCCTTTTATGTTTATGGCCAAATTATTGAAGGAAACAATGTCAATGAAGTCGGGGATGCTACAGAAGAGGACAAGGAAATGATAAAGAAGATGAGCATAGTGGCATTGTGGTGCATACAAATGAAGCCAAGTGATCGTCCTTCAATGAGCAAAGTTGTAGAGATGCTTGAAGGAGGATTAGAAAGCCTGCAAGTACCTCCCAAGCCTCTACTTTATCCAGAAGAGAGGGTTGGAGACCAAACAAATGAAACAGAGTCATCGTCTGCATTATCGTTAGTGGGGTAG
- the LOC18605737 gene encoding rust resistance kinase Lr10 isoform X1, with translation MLAARLLFAVTAVVFLALPRETCNAKGNHHCSPSSCGSIQNISYPFRLNSDPHNCGVPRYNSSCQNNLTVLNLKSGKYYVQAINYNNYTIRLVDAGVQKGNCSSIPQYSLSYYNFTSGDIAPYSLSSWTYNRSKNILFLNCSKPVNAHLYLHSSPCLDDAFSSNFWVPESKGYLYVKIGRTKASDLSESCRIELMAMTSLLGKDEKNITFLDIHDELAYGFELSWSQVYCGDCRWWPRNLCIIDEANHVYCGWTPLVGTLVGMVIGTIAYLHLVAIICGTPCVTLFVVHKWRRRHLSMYDTVEEFLQSHNNLMPVRYSYSDVKKMTDGFRVKLGEGGYGSVYKGKLRSGRIAAIKMLSKSKADGQDFINEVATIGRIHHVNVVQLIGFCAKGSKRALVYDFMPNGSLDKYIFSPERCTTLSWKKTYEIAVGVAHGIEYLHRGCDMQILHFDIKPHNILLDENFIPKISDFGLAKLYAVDDSIVSLTAARGTMGYIAPELFYKNIGGVSYKADVYSFGMLLLEMIGRRKNLDPLAEHSSEIYFPFYVYGQIIEGNNVNEVGDATEEDKEMIKKMSIVALWCIQMKPSDRPSMSKVVEMLEGGLESLQVPPKPLLYPEERVGDQTNETESSSALSLVG, from the exons ATGCTCGCAGCAAGGCTACTCTTTGCAGTCACAGCCGTTGTTTTTCTAGCCCTGCCTCGTGAAACTTGCAATGCCAAGGGTAACCATCATTGTTCACCTTCCTCTTGCGGTAGTATCCAGAACATTAGCTATCCCTTTCGGTTAAACAGCGATCCACACAACTGCGGCGTCCCAAGGTATAATTCATCTTGTCAGAACAATCTTACAGTATTAAACTTGAAGTCGGGAAAATACTATGTGCAGgcaatcaattataataactACACTATCCGACTGGTTGACGCCGGTGTTCAGAAAGGTAACTGCTCCTCCATACCTCAGTATTCCTTGAGTTATTATAACTTCACATCAGGAGACATAGCTCCATATAGCTTATCATCATGGACCTATAACAGATCAAAGAATATTCTTTTCCTAAACTGTTCAAAACCTGTAAATGCTCATCTCTACCTGCACTCTTCTCCCTGCCTTGATGACGCATTTTCCTCCAATTTTTGGGTTCCGGAATCAAAAGGGTACCTTTATGTTAAAATTGGCCGCACAAAGGCATCAGATTTAAGCGAATCTTGCCGTATAGAGCTGATGGCTATGACATCCTTGCTAggaaaagatgaaaagaacATTACATTCCTAGATATCCACGATGAGCTAGCTTATGGATTCGAGCTTTCATGGTCTCAAGTTTACTGTGGAGACTGCAGGTGGTGGCCTCGTAACCTCTGCATAATTGATGAGGCAAATCATGTATATTGTGGTTGGACACCTCTTGTTG GTACACTGGTCGGTATGGTCATAGGTACAATAG CATATCTCCATTTAGTAGCCATTATATGTGGAACTCCATGTGTGACATTATTTGTTGTCCACAAGTGGCGCAGGAGACATTTATCCATGTATGACACTGTTGAGGAATTTCTGCAAAGTCACAACAACCTCATGCCAGTAAGGTACTCTTACTCAGATGTTAAGAAGATGACCGATGGTTTCAGGGTTAAGTTGGGTGAAGGAGGCTATGGCTCTGTGTATAAAGGAAAGCTTCGAAGTGGCCGCATTGCTGCAATAAAGATGCTGAGCAAGTCCAAAGCGGACGGTcaagattttattaatgaagTTGCTACAATAGGCAGGATTCACCATGTTAATGTGGTGCAACTAATTGGTTTTTGTGCTAAGGGATCAAAACGTGCCCTTGTATATGACTTCATGCCTAATGGTTCTCTCGATAAATACATCTTTTCCCCAGAACGATGTACAACTTTAAGTTGGAAAAAAACATATGAGATCGCTGTAGGGGTGGCTCATGGCATCGAGTATCTACACCGAGGTTGTGACATGCAAATCTTACATTTTGACATCAAACCTCATAATATTCTTCTGGACGAGAACTTCATTCCAAAAATCTCTGATTTTGGACTAGCAAAATTATATGCAGTAGATGATAGTATCGTGTCATTGACTGCAGCACGAGGAACAATGGGATACATAGCTCCTGAATTGTTCTATAAAAACATTGGAGGGGTCTCCTACAAAGCTGATGTCTACAGTTTTGGCATGTTATTACTGGAAATGataggaagaagaaagaatttggACCCGTTGGCAGAACATTCAAGTGAAATATACTTTCCCTTTTATGTTTATGGCCAAATTATTGAAGGAAACAATGTCAATGAAGTCGGGGATGCTACAGAAGAGGACAAGGAAATGATAAAGAAGATGAGCATAGTGGCATTGTGGTGCATACAAATGAAGCCAAGTGATCGTCCTTCAATGAGCAAAGTTGTAGAGATGCTTGAAGGAGGATTAGAAAGCCTGCAAGTACCTCCCAAGCCTCTACTTTATCCAGAAGAGAGGGTTGGAGACCAAACAAATGAAACAGAGTCATCGTCTGCATTATCGTTAGTGGGGTAG
- the LOC18605737 gene encoding rust resistance kinase Lr10 isoform X3, with protein MLAARLLFAVTAVVFLALPRETCNAKGNHHCSPSSCGSIQNISYPFRLNSDPHNCGVPRYNSSCQNNLTVLNLKSGKYYVQAINYNNYTIRLVDAGVQKGKDEKNITFLDIHDELAYGFELSWSQVYCGDCRWWPRNLCIIDEANHVYCGWTPLVGTLVGMVIGTIAYLHLVAIICGTPCVTLFVVHKWRRRHLSMYDTVEEFLQSHNNLMPVRYSYSDVKKMTDGFRVKLGEGGYGSVYKGKLRSGRIAAIKMLSKSKADGQDFINEVATIGRIHHVNVVQLIGFCAKGSKRALVYDFMPNGSLDKYIFSPERCTTLSWKKTYEIAVGVAHGIEYLHRGCDMQILHFDIKPHNILLDENFIPKISDFGLAKLYAVDDSIVSLTAARGTMGYIAPELFYKNIGGVSYKADVYSFGMLLLEMIGRRKNLDPLAEHSSEIYFPFYVYGQIIEGNNVNEVGDATEEDKEMIKKMSIVALWCIQMKPSDRPSMSKVVEMLEGGLESLQVPPKPLLYPEERVGDQTNETESSSALSLVG; from the exons ATGCTCGCAGCAAGGCTACTCTTTGCAGTCACAGCCGTTGTTTTTCTAGCCCTGCCTCGTGAAACTTGCAATGCCAAGGGTAACCATCATTGTTCACCTTCCTCTTGCGGTAGTATCCAGAACATTAGCTATCCCTTTCGGTTAAACAGCGATCCACACAACTGCGGCGTCCCAAGGTATAATTCATCTTGTCAGAACAATCTTACAGTATTAAACTTGAAGTCGGGAAAATACTATGTGCAGgcaatcaattataataactACACTATCCGACTGGTTGACGCCGGTGTTCAGAAAG gaaaagatgaaaagaacATTACATTCCTAGATATCCACGATGAGCTAGCTTATGGATTCGAGCTTTCATGGTCTCAAGTTTACTGTGGAGACTGCAGGTGGTGGCCTCGTAACCTCTGCATAATTGATGAGGCAAATCATGTATATTGTGGTTGGACACCTCTTGTTG GTACACTGGTCGGTATGGTCATAGGTACAATAG CATATCTCCATTTAGTAGCCATTATATGTGGAACTCCATGTGTGACATTATTTGTTGTCCACAAGTGGCGCAGGAGACATTTATCCATGTATGACACTGTTGAGGAATTTCTGCAAAGTCACAACAACCTCATGCCAGTAAGGTACTCTTACTCAGATGTTAAGAAGATGACCGATGGTTTCAGGGTTAAGTTGGGTGAAGGAGGCTATGGCTCTGTGTATAAAGGAAAGCTTCGAAGTGGCCGCATTGCTGCAATAAAGATGCTGAGCAAGTCCAAAGCGGACGGTcaagattttattaatgaagTTGCTACAATAGGCAGGATTCACCATGTTAATGTGGTGCAACTAATTGGTTTTTGTGCTAAGGGATCAAAACGTGCCCTTGTATATGACTTCATGCCTAATGGTTCTCTCGATAAATACATCTTTTCCCCAGAACGATGTACAACTTTAAGTTGGAAAAAAACATATGAGATCGCTGTAGGGGTGGCTCATGGCATCGAGTATCTACACCGAGGTTGTGACATGCAAATCTTACATTTTGACATCAAACCTCATAATATTCTTCTGGACGAGAACTTCATTCCAAAAATCTCTGATTTTGGACTAGCAAAATTATATGCAGTAGATGATAGTATCGTGTCATTGACTGCAGCACGAGGAACAATGGGATACATAGCTCCTGAATTGTTCTATAAAAACATTGGAGGGGTCTCCTACAAAGCTGATGTCTACAGTTTTGGCATGTTATTACTGGAAATGataggaagaagaaagaatttggACCCGTTGGCAGAACATTCAAGTGAAATATACTTTCCCTTTTATGTTTATGGCCAAATTATTGAAGGAAACAATGTCAATGAAGTCGGGGATGCTACAGAAGAGGACAAGGAAATGATAAAGAAGATGAGCATAGTGGCATTGTGGTGCATACAAATGAAGCCAAGTGATCGTCCTTCAATGAGCAAAGTTGTAGAGATGCTTGAAGGAGGATTAGAAAGCCTGCAAGTACCTCCCAAGCCTCTACTTTATCCAGAAGAGAGGGTTGGAGACCAAACAAATGAAACAGAGTCATCGTCTGCATTATCGTTAGTGGGGTAG
- the LOC18605737 gene encoding rust resistance kinase Lr10 isoform X2, whose product MLAARLLFAVTAVVFLALPRETCNAKGNHHCSPSSCGSIQNISYPFRLNSDPHNCGVPRYNSSCQNNLTVLNLKSGKYYVQAINYNNYTIRLVDAGVQKGYLYVKIGRTKASDLSESCRIELMAMTSLLGKDEKNITFLDIHDELAYGFELSWSQVYCGDCRWWPRNLCIIDEANHVYCGWTPLVGTLVGMVIGTIAYLHLVAIICGTPCVTLFVVHKWRRRHLSMYDTVEEFLQSHNNLMPVRYSYSDVKKMTDGFRVKLGEGGYGSVYKGKLRSGRIAAIKMLSKSKADGQDFINEVATIGRIHHVNVVQLIGFCAKGSKRALVYDFMPNGSLDKYIFSPERCTTLSWKKTYEIAVGVAHGIEYLHRGCDMQILHFDIKPHNILLDENFIPKISDFGLAKLYAVDDSIVSLTAARGTMGYIAPELFYKNIGGVSYKADVYSFGMLLLEMIGRRKNLDPLAEHSSEIYFPFYVYGQIIEGNNVNEVGDATEEDKEMIKKMSIVALWCIQMKPSDRPSMSKVVEMLEGGLESLQVPPKPLLYPEERVGDQTNETESSSALSLVG is encoded by the exons ATGCTCGCAGCAAGGCTACTCTTTGCAGTCACAGCCGTTGTTTTTCTAGCCCTGCCTCGTGAAACTTGCAATGCCAAGGGTAACCATCATTGTTCACCTTCCTCTTGCGGTAGTATCCAGAACATTAGCTATCCCTTTCGGTTAAACAGCGATCCACACAACTGCGGCGTCCCAAGGTATAATTCATCTTGTCAGAACAATCTTACAGTATTAAACTTGAAGTCGGGAAAATACTATGTGCAGgcaatcaattataataactACACTATCCGACTGGTTGACGCCGGTGTTCAGAAAG GGTACCTTTATGTTAAAATTGGCCGCACAAAGGCATCAGATTTAAGCGAATCTTGCCGTATAGAGCTGATGGCTATGACATCCTTGCTAggaaaagatgaaaagaacATTACATTCCTAGATATCCACGATGAGCTAGCTTATGGATTCGAGCTTTCATGGTCTCAAGTTTACTGTGGAGACTGCAGGTGGTGGCCTCGTAACCTCTGCATAATTGATGAGGCAAATCATGTATATTGTGGTTGGACACCTCTTGTTG GTACACTGGTCGGTATGGTCATAGGTACAATAG CATATCTCCATTTAGTAGCCATTATATGTGGAACTCCATGTGTGACATTATTTGTTGTCCACAAGTGGCGCAGGAGACATTTATCCATGTATGACACTGTTGAGGAATTTCTGCAAAGTCACAACAACCTCATGCCAGTAAGGTACTCTTACTCAGATGTTAAGAAGATGACCGATGGTTTCAGGGTTAAGTTGGGTGAAGGAGGCTATGGCTCTGTGTATAAAGGAAAGCTTCGAAGTGGCCGCATTGCTGCAATAAAGATGCTGAGCAAGTCCAAAGCGGACGGTcaagattttattaatgaagTTGCTACAATAGGCAGGATTCACCATGTTAATGTGGTGCAACTAATTGGTTTTTGTGCTAAGGGATCAAAACGTGCCCTTGTATATGACTTCATGCCTAATGGTTCTCTCGATAAATACATCTTTTCCCCAGAACGATGTACAACTTTAAGTTGGAAAAAAACATATGAGATCGCTGTAGGGGTGGCTCATGGCATCGAGTATCTACACCGAGGTTGTGACATGCAAATCTTACATTTTGACATCAAACCTCATAATATTCTTCTGGACGAGAACTTCATTCCAAAAATCTCTGATTTTGGACTAGCAAAATTATATGCAGTAGATGATAGTATCGTGTCATTGACTGCAGCACGAGGAACAATGGGATACATAGCTCCTGAATTGTTCTATAAAAACATTGGAGGGGTCTCCTACAAAGCTGATGTCTACAGTTTTGGCATGTTATTACTGGAAATGataggaagaagaaagaatttggACCCGTTGGCAGAACATTCAAGTGAAATATACTTTCCCTTTTATGTTTATGGCCAAATTATTGAAGGAAACAATGTCAATGAAGTCGGGGATGCTACAGAAGAGGACAAGGAAATGATAAAGAAGATGAGCATAGTGGCATTGTGGTGCATACAAATGAAGCCAAGTGATCGTCCTTCAATGAGCAAAGTTGTAGAGATGCTTGAAGGAGGATTAGAAAGCCTGCAAGTACCTCCCAAGCCTCTACTTTATCCAGAAGAGAGGGTTGGAGACCAAACAAATGAAACAGAGTCATCGTCTGCATTATCGTTAGTGGGGTAG